In a single window of the Rhinolophus ferrumequinum isolate MPI-CBG mRhiFer1 chromosome 21, mRhiFer1_v1.p, whole genome shotgun sequence genome:
- the CD300E gene encoding CMRF35-like molecule 2: MTQALLQTSGIQLGPGFAGDTGQRDRTMGLPPALLLLCLPGCLSLTGPRFVTGTTGSSLSVQCGYEEAYKEHKKYWCRGQHDTDCNMIVETQGKETEERSGRISIRDHPYDLAFTVTIRNLNAEDAGSYWCKIQTVWILDAWSRDPSFQVQVSVNPAPPTTTRRTTHPATSTTFPAVIPGQNFSTNQVLNRCPGIPLSTFHFLFLIFLKLPLFLSTLGAVLCMSRRQKEPEGTQSQPDQGNPPWSAQSTGMPCPGLQPFKLDKRDLQILQHRAGKP, translated from the exons ATGACCCAGGCTCTGTTGCAAACATCTGGAATCCAGCTGGGACCTGGATTTGCTGGGGACACCGGCCAGAGAGATAGGACCATGGGGCTGCCACCAGCTctgctccttctctgcctcccag GCTGTCTGTCCCTGACGGGCCCCCGCTTTGTGACGGGCACCACGGGGAGCTCTCTGAGTGTGCAGTGTGGGTACGAGGAGGCGTACAAGGAGCATAAGAAGTACTGGTGCCGAGGACAGCATGACACAGACTGCAACATGATTGTGGAGACCCAGggaaaagagacagaagaaaggagCGGCCGCATATCCATCAGAGACCACCCTTACGACCTTGCCTTCACAGTGACCATAAGGAACCTCAACGCAGAGGATGCCGGATCCTACTGGTGCAAAATTCAGACAGTGTGGATCCTGGACGCATGGTCACGTGATCCCTCCTTCCAGGTTCAGGTGTCTGTTAACCCAG CACCACCTACAACCACAAGAAGAACCACACATCCGGCCACATCTACCACTTTCCCGGCGGTGATCCCCGGGCAGAACTTCAGCACCAACCAAGTACTGAACCGCTGCCCAGG GATTCCGCTCAGTACTTTCCACTTCCTGTTCCTGATCTTCTTGAAACTGCCCTTGTTCCTGAGCACGCTCGGTGCTGTCCTCTGTATGAGCAGACGTCAGAAGGAGCCTGAAGGGACGCAGAGTCAGCCTGACCAGGGGAATCCACCATGGAGTGCACAGTCTACAGGAATGCCCTGTCCAGGACTACAGCCCTTCAAGCTAGACAAGAGAGACCTTCAGATTCTGCAGCATAGGGCAGGGAAGCCGTAG
- the LOC117013332 gene encoding CMRF35-like molecule 5 isoform X2, with product MIHQGQKICLSRAFLLLCLPGYLTLSIPRVIKGTVGGTLVMKCQYGVGEEGYRKFWCRGSDWKDCARVIETGQEVGQEVRHGRVTLRDNPMEHHFLVITEDLKEEDVDVYWCGVDGARSVPQAPAAGAVSPGSVTVAVRITEMSTSLGALALTSHTPSPALPDCFLFLVLLKVVLFLSFSSAAICLASPQRCL from the exons ATGATCCATCAAGGCCAGAAGATATGTCTATCCAGGGCCTTCCtgctcctctgcctcccag GCTATCTTACTCTGAGTATTCCCAGGGTCATCAAAGGCACAGTGGGAGGGACGCTGGTGATGAAGTGCCAGTACGGCGTGGGCGAGGAGGGCTACAGGAAGTTCTGGTGCCGCGGGTCCGACTGGAAAGACTGTGCCCGAGTCATTGAAACGGGAcaggaggtggggcaggaggtgaGGCATGGCCGAGTGACCCTCCGAGACAACCCCATGGAGCATCACTTCCTTGTGATCACAGAGGATCTGAAGGAGGAAGACGTAGATGTCTACTGGTGTGGGGTGGACGGGGCCCGAAGCGTCCCGCAGGCCCCAGCGGCGGGGGCTGTTTCTCCAG GCTCAGTGACAGTAGCAGTGAGGATCACTGAGATGTCAACcagcctgggagccctggctctGACCAGCCACACGCCCAGCCCTGCTCTTCCTGACTG CTTCCTGTTCCTGGTCCTGCTGAAGGTCGTTCTCTTCCTGAGCTTCAGCTCTGCAGCGATTTGTTTGGCCAGCCCTCAGCGTTGCCTCTGA
- the LOC117013332 gene encoding CMRF35-like molecule 5 isoform X1, with translation MIHQGQKICLSRAFLLLCLPGYLTLSIPRVIKGTVGGTLVMKCQYGVGEEGYRKFWCRGSDWKDCARVIETGQEVGQEVRHGRVTLRDNPMEHHFLVITEDLKEEDVDVYWCGVDGARSVPQAPAAGAVSPGSVTVAVRITEMSTSLGALALTSHTPSPALPDWSFLLFASFLFLVLLKVVLFLSFSSAAICLASPQRCL, from the exons ATGATCCATCAAGGCCAGAAGATATGTCTATCCAGGGCCTTCCtgctcctctgcctcccag GCTATCTTACTCTGAGTATTCCCAGGGTCATCAAAGGCACAGTGGGAGGGACGCTGGTGATGAAGTGCCAGTACGGCGTGGGCGAGGAGGGCTACAGGAAGTTCTGGTGCCGCGGGTCCGACTGGAAAGACTGTGCCCGAGTCATTGAAACGGGAcaggaggtggggcaggaggtgaGGCATGGCCGAGTGACCCTCCGAGACAACCCCATGGAGCATCACTTCCTTGTGATCACAGAGGATCTGAAGGAGGAAGACGTAGATGTCTACTGGTGTGGGGTGGACGGGGCCCGAAGCGTCCCGCAGGCCCCAGCGGCGGGGGCTGTTTCTCCAG GCTCAGTGACAGTAGCAGTGAGGATCACTGAGATGTCAACcagcctgggagccctggctctGACCAGCCACACGCCCAGCCCTGCTCTTCCTGACTG GTCCTTCCTGCTCTTTGCCAGCTTCCTGTTCCTGGTCCTGCTGAAGGTCGTTCTCTTCCTGAGCTTCAGCTCTGCAGCGATTTGTTTGGCCAGCCCTCAGCGTTGCCTCTGA